One genomic segment of Allocatelliglobosispora scoriae includes these proteins:
- a CDS encoding alpha/beta hydrolase has translation MTTATPVIFIHGLFLHATSWGPWVELFREAGYEPTAPGWPGVPDSVSAAREHPEEIADHGIDDVVEHYAKLIAELGGAKPILVGHSFGGMIAQKLLGQDLAAAAVAIDAAQIKGVLPLPLSTLRVGLPVLRNPANKHKSVSLTADQFRYAFGNAVSESESLELFERWAIPAPGKPLFEAAAANFDPHSPAKVDTANELRGPLLLIMGGRDHTVPESITRSTLKQYRHSHAVTDIQEFADRAHSLTIDSGWREVADATLAWLRQQGL, from the coding sequence TGCACGCCACCTCCTGGGGCCCCTGGGTCGAGCTGTTCCGCGAGGCCGGCTACGAGCCGACCGCACCGGGCTGGCCCGGCGTACCCGACAGCGTCTCCGCCGCCCGGGAACATCCGGAGGAGATCGCCGACCACGGCATCGACGACGTCGTCGAGCACTACGCCAAGCTCATCGCGGAGCTCGGCGGTGCCAAGCCGATCCTGGTCGGCCACTCCTTCGGCGGCATGATCGCGCAGAAGCTGCTCGGCCAGGACCTGGCCGCGGCGGCCGTCGCGATCGACGCGGCACAGATCAAGGGCGTGCTGCCGCTGCCGCTGTCGACGCTGCGGGTGGGGCTGCCGGTGCTGCGCAACCCCGCCAACAAGCACAAGTCCGTCTCGCTGACGGCGGACCAGTTCCGGTACGCGTTCGGCAACGCGGTCTCCGAGTCCGAGTCGCTGGAGCTGTTCGAGCGGTGGGCCATCCCGGCGCCGGGCAAGCCGCTGTTCGAGGCGGCCGCCGCCAACTTCGACCCGCACTCACCGGCGAAGGTGGACACCGCCAACGAGCTACGCGGCCCGCTGCTGCTGATCATGGGCGGGCGCGACCACACCGTACCGGAGTCGATCACCCGATCCACCCTCAAGCAGTACCGGCACTCGCACGCGGTCACCGACATCCAGGAGTTCGCCGACCGCGCGCACTCGCTCACCATCGACAGCGGCTGGCGGGAGGTCGCCGACGCGACGCTCGCCTGGCTGCGGCAGCAGGGCCTCTGA